In Deltaproteobacteria bacterium, a single genomic region encodes these proteins:
- a CDS encoding HigA family addiction module antitoxin: MLMHDPPHPGAFIRRQCLEPLGLTVTEAAKGLAVSRNTLSLLLNGRLGISPEMAIRLSEAFGGSPESWLTQQMQYDLWRAQHDREPVEVRRFATA, translated from the coding sequence ATGCTCATGCACGATCCGCCCCATCCGGGCGCATTCATCCGGCGCCAGTGCCTCGAACCCCTGGGCCTGACGGTGACCGAGGCCGCGAAGGGGCTCGCGGTATCGCGTAACACGCTGTCCCTGCTGCTCAACGGCCGCCTCGGCATATCCCCCGAGATGGCCATCCGGTTGTCGGAGGCTTTCGGCGGCAGCCCCGAAAGCTGGCTGACCCAGCAGATGCAGTACGACCTCTGGCGCGCGCAGCATGACCGCGAGCCGGTCGAGGTCAGGAGGTTCGCCACCGCCTGA
- a CDS encoding type II toxin-antitoxin system RelE/ParE family toxin produces the protein MIRNFRSRALRRFMERGDARRIHPEHRETVRDVLVRLNASATPEDMDLPGFRLHRLSGEHAGFWAVTVRANWRVIFRFDDGHAADVDYLDYH, from the coding sequence ATGATACGCAACTTCAGGAGCAGGGCGCTCCGGCGCTTCATGGAGCGCGGCGACGCGCGGCGCATCCACCCGGAGCACCGCGAAACGGTACGCGACGTCCTGGTGCGCCTCAACGCGTCCGCGACCCCGGAGGACATGGACCTGCCGGGGTTCCGGCTGCATCGGCTCAGCGGCGAACATGCCGGCTTCTGGGCGGTGACGGTCCGTGCCAACTGGCGGGTCATATTCCGGTTTGACGACGGCCACGCCGCCGACGTCGACTACCTGGACTACCACTAG